One genomic segment of Nocardia spumae includes these proteins:
- a CDS encoding dynamin family protein, with translation MNTVVAADTAEAPASPLSRILAETIAAARAADRDDLVGRLEVLADRIRDPRRRIVVAGLGNQGKSQFVNALLNLEISPVGDDATTTVPIVLAHGSQARAQLVIAGASGDERDLRRIPVPLEEIRAVGARSPHGRVLRVEVELPNPLLADGVVVIDTPPVGGHATATSAAVLALAPAADAVLVLSDASTELTEPEVEFLRQVRQLCPAVALVLSKIDLYPHWRQVLEADRSHLERHRLVLPIVPVSSVLRSHAVRLQDQQLGRESGFGVLFDFLREQVVARDQAAARRAVALDISAAAEHLALALSSELVALRDPARGAAAIRELRTAKAQAEDLHRRTAAWQQTLGDGITDLAGDIDHDLRDRLRTIGRTAEDWIDDNDPGRLWEQLEQWLTQTTDTAVGDNLLWTHQRAIHLAERVAAHFLEFGAVDLPSVRSGSAAGETRVAAVTLADLEPDLGLGHKLLVGMRGSYGGMVMVGLASTVAGLALINPVSLGAGVLLGSKAFRDDKRERLARRRSEAKGAVRRYLDDVSFEAGKESRDRLHRIHRILRDHFTGIADRSLRSINDSLQGAQDAAGVETAQRDQRCAELDRQLRVVAELRRYADSVLPSAPAS, from the coding sequence ATGAACACTGTGGTCGCGGCGGATACCGCGGAGGCACCGGCCTCGCCGCTGTCGCGCATTCTCGCCGAAACCATCGCCGCCGCCCGTGCCGCCGATCGCGACGATCTGGTCGGCCGGCTCGAGGTGCTGGCCGACCGGATCCGCGATCCCCGCCGCCGGATCGTGGTGGCGGGCTTGGGCAATCAGGGCAAGAGTCAATTCGTCAACGCCCTGCTGAATCTCGAGATCAGCCCGGTGGGCGACGATGCGACGACCACGGTGCCGATCGTGCTCGCGCACGGTTCCCAGGCCCGCGCGCAGCTGGTGATCGCGGGCGCCTCGGGTGACGAGCGCGATCTCCGGCGAATACCGGTGCCGCTCGAGGAGATTCGCGCCGTCGGCGCGCGGTCGCCACACGGCCGGGTGCTGCGGGTGGAGGTCGAGCTGCCGAATCCGCTGCTGGCCGACGGCGTCGTCGTCATCGACACCCCGCCGGTCGGCGGCCATGCGACGGCCACGTCGGCGGCGGTGCTCGCGCTCGCTCCGGCGGCCGACGCGGTGCTCGTGCTGTCGGACGCGTCCACCGAACTCACCGAACCCGAGGTCGAGTTCCTGCGCCAGGTGCGGCAGTTGTGCCCCGCGGTGGCGCTGGTCCTGAGCAAGATCGATCTGTACCCGCACTGGCGTCAGGTGCTCGAGGCGGACCGATCCCATCTGGAGCGACATCGGCTGGTGCTGCCGATCGTTCCGGTGTCGTCGGTGCTGCGCAGTCATGCGGTGCGCCTGCAGGATCAACAGCTGGGCCGTGAATCCGGATTCGGGGTGCTGTTCGATTTCCTGCGCGAACAGGTGGTGGCGCGGGATCAGGCCGCCGCCCGGCGCGCGGTGGCACTCGACATCTCCGCCGCCGCCGAACATCTCGCGCTGGCGCTCAGCAGCGAACTGGTCGCGTTGCGCGACCCCGCGCGCGGTGCGGCGGCCATCCGGGAACTGCGAACCGCGAAGGCGCAGGCGGAGGATCTGCATCGCCGCACGGCGGCCTGGCAGCAGACCCTCGGCGACGGCATCACCGATCTGGCCGGCGATATCGACCACGATCTTCGAGATCGGTTGCGCACCATCGGCAGAACAGCCGAGGACTGGATCGACGACAACGATCCGGGCCGGCTGTGGGAGCAGCTCGAGCAGTGGCTGACGCAGACCACCGACACCGCTGTCGGCGACAACCTGCTGTGGACCCACCAGCGCGCGATCCATCTCGCCGAGCGGGTGGCCGCCCATTTCCTCGAATTCGGTGCGGTGGATCTGCCCTCGGTGCGGTCCGGATCCGCGGCCGGCGAGACACGGGTGGCCGCGGTGACGCTCGCCGATCTCGAACCCGATCTCGGCCTCGGGCACAAACTGCTCGTCGGAATGCGCGGTTCCTACGGCGGCATGGTGATGGTCGGGCTGGCCAGTACCGTCGCCGGACTGGCCTTGATCAACCCGGTGTCGCTGGGTGCGGGAGTTCTGCTGGGTAGCAAGGCCTTCCGCGACGACAAGCGGGAACGGCTGGCCCGGCGCCGCAGCGAGGCGAAGGGGGCGGTGCGCCGCTATCTCGACGACGTGAGCTTCGAAGCGGGTAAGGAGTCCCGCGATCGCCTGCACCGCATCCATCGCATCCTGCGCGATCACTTCACCGGTATCGCCGATCGCAGTCTGCGGTCGATCAACGATTCGCTGCAGGGCGCGCAGGACGCGGCCGGTGTGGAGACCGCGCAGCGCGACCAGCGGTGCGCGGAACTCGATCGGCAGCTGCGGGTGGTGGCCGAACTGCGGCGCTACGCCGACTCCGTACTGCCGAGCGCCCCCGCGTCCTGA
- a CDS encoding RNA polymerase sigma factor → MTADPADEHRRATELVDRAVAGDRGAITEVVRTLQDPLYRLALRMTGRPVDAEDAVQEILLRVVGNLASWRGEAKLSTWAYRIGVNYLLNLRRRSPQEAARLDLDVFGDSLLAGLADDDYRGPEATVLTREVRLGCSQAMLQCLSRDERIAFVLADVFELSSAEAAWILDITAAAYRKRLERARTRLGNFLNATCGVVNPAGPCRCARRVPAAIAGGRIDANRPALAAHPVAAGGRTAERAEQQMIGLHDAASVFRAHPDYALPPARLDAIARLLNSGRFPMLDR, encoded by the coding sequence ATGACCGCCGACCCCGCCGATGAGCACAGACGCGCTACCGAACTGGTCGATCGCGCCGTCGCGGGGGACCGCGGCGCGATCACCGAGGTCGTGCGAACGCTGCAGGATCCGCTGTACCGCTTGGCCCTGCGCATGACCGGCCGTCCCGTCGACGCCGAGGACGCGGTGCAGGAGATCCTGCTGCGCGTGGTCGGCAATCTGGCGAGCTGGCGCGGTGAGGCGAAGCTGTCGACCTGGGCGTATCGCATCGGCGTGAACTATCTGCTGAATCTGCGGCGTCGCAGTCCGCAGGAGGCGGCCCGGCTGGATCTCGACGTCTTCGGCGACAGTTTGCTGGCCGGGCTCGCCGACGACGACTACCGGGGGCCGGAAGCGACCGTGCTCACCCGGGAGGTGCGTTTGGGGTGCAGTCAGGCGATGCTGCAGTGTCTGAGCCGGGACGAGCGGATCGCGTTCGTCCTCGCCGACGTCTTCGAACTGAGTTCCGCCGAGGCGGCCTGGATCCTCGACATTACCGCCGCCGCCTATCGGAAACGGCTGGAGCGAGCCAGAACTCGGCTCGGCAACTTCCTGAACGCCACCTGCGGTGTGGTGAATCCGGCGGGGCCGTGCCGCTGTGCCCGCCGGGTGCCGGCCGCGATCGCCGGCGGCCGGATCGACGCGAATCGTCCGGCCCTGGCGGCCCATCCGGTCGCGGCCGGTGGCCGCACCGCCGAACGAGCCGAACAGCAGATGATCGGCTTGCACGACGCCGCATCGGTCTTTCGCGCCCATCCCGACTACGCGCTGCCGCCGGCGCGGCTCGACGCGATCGCGCGCCTGCTGAACTCCGGACGTTTTCCGATGCTCGATCGCTGA
- a CDS encoding IniB N-terminal domain-containing protein, with product MTPNAILEFILTLLRDHEAAVGYCANPSESLCAAGLEAVTPEDIAAVAPMVAESALVTGGSQLAAIVAAGGGAGVAAGAGGTAAATTEANLGAGAALGGETGIEAGTGLGIGLGAGGGLGADLGAGLATGLGAAASVGAGLEAGLTAGLGALTGVAVGLGTAVSGSGQVGIDLGLSAGATGVADAVTQAGANLSAELSAGIQSGIDVAADTGAGLGAQLGGALSGAAQAGAGLGAQVGSAFEGAAQAGAGLGAALGGAAGAGIGGALGAGTGLGAGLETSLSGAAVAAAGAGLGGVLNGATQVGDLGAALGGAAQAGTDVGAVLDGAANAGLGAAATGSTGLETGLTSGVQGGIDGGSQIGSALSGALSGGTAAGAHTAGDLSTSLSGTAASGLHSAGDLSSSLSGSADSALHTGADASTALSGFGGGLSTNLSGSADSGLHAGTDTSSALSSAAGAGLHSVGDAASSAASSASGDLGSTAASTAHAGPGGDSALGGSAGTWSGVDVSHAFGSGIDSTLSGSAHSSLGGGIDTAGHADSGLFGDTSGHASTVTDTHAAGDITGGFLH from the coding sequence ATGACCCCCAACGCCATTCTCGAATTCATCCTCACGTTGCTCCGCGACCACGAGGCCGCGGTCGGCTACTGCGCGAATCCATCCGAATCGCTGTGCGCGGCCGGACTGGAGGCCGTGACGCCGGAGGACATCGCCGCCGTCGCGCCGATGGTCGCCGAATCCGCCCTGGTCACGGGCGGCTCGCAGCTGGCGGCCATCGTGGCGGCGGGCGGTGGTGCGGGCGTCGCGGCCGGCGCCGGCGGTACCGCGGCCGCGACCACCGAGGCCAATCTGGGCGCGGGTGCCGCGCTCGGTGGTGAGACCGGCATCGAAGCCGGGACCGGACTGGGCATCGGGCTCGGGGCGGGCGGCGGCCTGGGGGCGGATCTAGGCGCGGGCCTGGCCACCGGACTCGGTGCCGCGGCGTCGGTCGGTGCCGGGCTCGAAGCCGGTCTCACCGCGGGGCTCGGAGCGCTGACCGGAGTCGCGGTCGGCCTGGGCACCGCGGTGTCCGGGTCCGGGCAGGTCGGAATAGACCTCGGTCTCTCGGCCGGAGCGACCGGCGTCGCCGATGCCGTCACCCAAGCGGGTGCGAACCTGTCCGCCGAGCTCAGCGCCGGTATCCAGTCCGGAATCGACGTTGCCGCGGATACCGGCGCCGGCCTCGGCGCGCAGCTGGGTGGCGCGCTCAGCGGTGCCGCACAGGCGGGCGCCGGGCTGGGCGCGCAGGTGGGCAGCGCCTTCGAAGGCGCGGCCCAGGCCGGTGCGGGTCTCGGTGCCGCACTCGGCGGTGCGGCCGGTGCGGGGATCGGTGGCGCGCTCGGCGCCGGAACCGGGCTGGGCGCGGGACTCGAGACGAGTCTGTCCGGAGCCGCCGTTGCCGCGGCCGGTGCGGGACTGGGCGGCGTGCTGAACGGCGCCACGCAGGTCGGCGATCTCGGCGCTGCTCTCGGCGGCGCCGCACAGGCCGGCACGGATGTGGGCGCCGTGCTGGACGGTGCCGCGAATGCCGGGCTGGGTGCGGCGGCGACCGGTTCCACCGGGCTCGAGACCGGCCTGACCAGCGGGGTGCAGGGCGGGATCGACGGCGGTTCGCAGATCGGTTCCGCCCTGTCCGGTGCGCTGTCCGGTGGTACGGCGGCGGGCGCGCACACCGCCGGTGATCTCTCCACATCGCTGTCGGGCACTGCCGCATCGGGTCTGCATTCGGCCGGTGACCTGTCGAGTTCGCTGTCCGGCTCGGCCGATTCGGCTCTGCACACCGGTGCCGACGCATCGACCGCGTTGTCGGGGTTCGGCGGTGGACTGTCGACGAACCTGTCCGGCTCGGCCGATTCCGGGCTGCATGCCGGAACCGATACCTCGTCGGCGCTGTCGAGTGCGGCCGGGGCCGGGCTGCACTCGGTCGGCGATGCCGCGTCGTCCGCCGCGAGCTCGGCGAGCGGCGATCTGGGATCGACGGCCGCGAGCACCGCGCACGCCGGGCCGGGCGGCGATTCCGCACTGGGCGGCTCAGCCGGGACCTGGTCGGGCGTGGACGTCTCCCATGCCTTCGGATCCGGTATCGACAGCACGCTGTCGGGAAGTGCCCACAGCTCGCTCGGTGGCGGCATCGACACTGCGGGGCACGCGGATTCGGGCCTGTTCGGCGATACCTCCGGTCATGCGTCGACGGTCACCGATACCCATGCCGCCGGTGACATCACCGGCGGATTCCTGCACTGA
- a CDS encoding DUF1707 SHOCT-like domain-containing protein has protein sequence MAAYESTANSGLRVRDTDRVDACALLDAARDNGQLTDAEHATRTAAAMRARTFGEVEAVVDDLQIPANLVDSPVVSPARRRSSRRWIVAAAVVAGAALIGMFCGWVSSEGGPIGKPAPADMTTAAGIESFLAAYRAHFGDLLADDVTLHPDNASIERPGQGDPAKSERISYKGEFDTWTTSTREPDLAPIDLGAIDVPKLAALMAGAARTVGAPQAPISHLIIDRTTLGVGKEPVITIYTEGARGGYLVTSLAGEPLYVSKAR, from the coding sequence ATGGCGGCTTACGAATCGACGGCCAACAGTGGTCTGCGCGTTCGCGATACGGATCGAGTGGATGCGTGCGCACTCCTGGACGCCGCGCGTGACAACGGGCAATTGACCGATGCCGAACATGCCACCCGTACCGCCGCGGCGATGCGGGCGCGCACCTTCGGTGAGGTGGAGGCCGTTGTCGACGATCTGCAGATCCCGGCCAATTTGGTCGACTCGCCCGTGGTCAGTCCAGCCCGGCGCCGGTCGTCGCGTCGCTGGATCGTGGCCGCCGCGGTGGTGGCCGGGGCGGCGTTGATCGGCATGTTCTGCGGCTGGGTGAGCAGCGAGGGCGGTCCGATCGGGAAGCCCGCTCCCGCGGATATGACGACCGCGGCGGGTATCGAATCCTTCCTCGCCGCCTATCGCGCGCATTTCGGTGACCTGTTGGCCGACGATGTCACACTGCATCCGGACAACGCGTCGATCGAGCGACCCGGACAGGGTGATCCGGCGAAGTCCGAAAGGATCTCCTACAAAGGCGAATTCGACACCTGGACCACCAGCACCCGGGAGCCGGACCTCGCGCCGATCGATCTCGGTGCGATCGATGTTCCGAAACTGGCGGCGCTGATGGCCGGCGCCGCGCGCACGGTCGGTGCGCCGCAGGCGCCGATCAGTCACCTCATCATCGACCGCACGACGCTCGGCGTCGGGAAGGAGCCCGTCATCACCATCTATACCGAGGGCGCGCGCGGTGGCTATCTGGTGACCAGCCTGGCCGGTGAGCCGCTGTACGTCTCCAAGGCCCGATAG
- a CDS encoding haloalkane dehalogenase, with product MPTVTTLDSFMTYRDTGAGTVPVVFLHGNPTSSYLWRNVIPHVDPLTRVLAPDLIGMGESGKPDSGYRFADHARYLDAWFDELELDEVVLVGHDWGGALAMDRAARHPERVRGIAVLETFLRPLAWSDLPQQGQDLFRRFRSPEGERMILQDNMFIEFNLPFGAKSLTPADLDVYRAPYPTPESRLPMLVWPRELPLDGEPADVVAVIEDYGRWMAATPDIPKLVMAVDNGVGMGGQESIDWARRTFAAVEVANIGPAGHHAPEDRPDAIGTAVAEWVSRHGLTTRRDSAGELTSTR from the coding sequence ATGCCCACCGTGACGACACTCGATTCCTTCATGACCTACCGCGACACCGGTGCGGGTACGGTGCCCGTGGTCTTCCTGCACGGCAATCCGACCTCGTCCTATCTGTGGCGCAATGTGATTCCGCATGTCGATCCGCTGACCCGCGTGCTGGCGCCCGATCTGATCGGGATGGGGGAATCGGGTAAGCCCGACAGCGGCTATCGGTTCGCCGATCACGCTCGCTATCTCGATGCCTGGTTCGATGAGCTGGAGTTGGACGAGGTGGTGCTCGTCGGGCACGACTGGGGTGGGGCACTGGCCATGGACCGGGCCGCGCGCCATCCCGAGCGGGTGCGCGGGATCGCGGTGCTGGAGACCTTCCTGCGGCCGCTGGCCTGGTCGGATCTGCCGCAACAGGGTCAGGATCTGTTCCGGCGCTTCCGGTCACCCGAGGGGGAGCGAATGATCTTGCAGGACAATATGTTCATCGAGTTCAACCTTCCGTTCGGCGCGAAGAGCCTGACCCCGGCCGATCTGGATGTGTATCGAGCCCCCTACCCGACGCCGGAGTCGCGGCTGCCGATGCTGGTGTGGCCGAGGGAATTACCGCTCGACGGCGAACCGGCCGATGTCGTCGCCGTGATCGAGGACTACGGCCGCTGGATGGCCGCGACCCCGGATATCCCCAAGCTGGTGATGGCTGTGGACAACGGTGTCGGGATGGGCGGGCAGGAGTCGATCGATTGGGCGCGGCGCACATTCGCCGCGGTGGAGGTCGCGAACATCGGCCCCGCCGGACATCACGCGCCCGAGGATCGGCCCGATGCCATCGGCACGGCGGTCGCCGAGTGGGTGAGCCGTCACGGGCTCACCACCCGGCGGGATTCGGCCGGGGAGCTGACAAGCACTCGATGA
- a CDS encoding zinc-binding dehydrogenase — MKAVVCSEGKLEVADIPAPRPGPGQVLLSVSRCGICGSDLHARLHCDDLAELAAATGYQNFMRSDQRVVLGHEFCGEIVEYGPDCRKRWAPGTRVVALPIIRNGREPELTGLSQRAPGGYAEQVVVQESMTFPVPNGLSTDHAALTEPMAVAWHAVRKGRVGRKQTAFVVGCGPIGLAVISMLRASGVKNIVASDFSPRRRELARQCGANVVVDPALESPWQANPAKGRISGVTDVLNLGFDAMARLRSVPKLPWWYLFRIAHTLDAAPTGPVVFECVGVPGMIDQLLTAAPPSTRIVVVGVCMEVDRFRPAMAINKEIELRFAFGYDPGEFRDTLHMLADGKVDPAPLITGTVGLSGVDNAFTALGSPDKHAKILVDPGSSVIEV, encoded by the coding sequence ATGAAGGCCGTGGTGTGTTCCGAAGGCAAGCTGGAAGTCGCCGACATTCCGGCACCGAGGCCCGGACCGGGCCAGGTGCTGCTGTCGGTGTCGCGCTGCGGGATCTGCGGTTCGGATCTGCACGCCCGTCTGCACTGCGACGATCTCGCCGAGCTCGCGGCGGCGACCGGCTACCAGAACTTCATGCGATCCGATCAGCGTGTGGTGCTGGGCCACGAATTCTGCGGGGAGATAGTCGAATACGGCCCGGACTGCCGCAAACGATGGGCGCCCGGCACCCGGGTGGTGGCGCTGCCGATCATCCGTAACGGGCGCGAGCCGGAACTGACGGGGCTGTCGCAGCGGGCGCCCGGCGGCTACGCCGAGCAGGTGGTCGTCCAGGAGTCGATGACCTTTCCGGTTCCCAACGGACTGTCGACCGATCACGCGGCGCTGACCGAACCGATGGCGGTGGCCTGGCACGCGGTGCGCAAGGGGCGGGTGGGGCGCAAGCAGACGGCGTTCGTCGTCGGCTGCGGCCCGATCGGCCTGGCGGTGATCAGCATGCTGCGCGCCTCGGGCGTGAAGAACATTGTCGCCAGCGACTTCTCACCACGGCGGCGTGAGCTGGCCCGGCAGTGCGGCGCCAATGTGGTGGTCGATCCGGCATTGGAATCACCGTGGCAGGCCAATCCCGCCAAGGGCCGGATCTCCGGCGTCACCGATGTGCTCAACCTCGGCTTCGACGCCATGGCGCGGTTGCGCAGTGTGCCGAAACTGCCCTGGTGGTATCTGTTCCGCATCGCCCACACCCTCGATGCCGCACCGACCGGTCCGGTCGTCTTCGAATGTGTCGGCGTCCCCGGCATGATCGACCAGCTCCTCACCGCCGCGCCGCCCTCGACCCGGATCGTGGTGGTGGGGGTGTGCATGGAGGTCGACCGGTTCCGGCCCGCGATGGCGATCAACAAGGAGATCGAGCTCCGCTTCGCCTTCGGCTACGACCCCGGCGAATTCCGCGACACCCTGCATATGCTCGCGGACGGCAAGGTCGATCCCGCGCCGCTGATCACGGGCACGGTGGGGCTCAGCGGTGTGGACAACGCGTTCACCGCACTGGGCAGTCCGGACAAGCACGCGAAGATCCTCGTGGATCCGGGTAGTTCAGTGATCGAGGTGTGA
- a CDS encoding dynamin family protein has protein sequence MSYQVSDRAPGIAGEAHLLVAAARQAFAPHSAPARLLGDCARRLEQPLRVALAGQLKAGKSTLLNALVGQDIAPTDATECTRMVTWYRHGSAPRVTALAADGAHADVAVRRTPGADGLPGAHGLSFDLSALRWNTAGDHEVDHLDVQWPTATLARTTIIDTPGTSSLSREVSLRTSTLLAPEPDAAVALPEADAVVYLLRRLDAADIGFLERIGAGHEEQQGISGPLGVIGVVSRADEIGAGRIDALHSAREVSARFATELERTGLCQEVIPVAGLLAFAAATLRQREFDAFEALAGVSTEDLSVALLSADRFSHPELPLPVPARLRAHLAARFGLFGIRMAVTLIRLGVRDSAALAAELAQRSGVDELRSVLDTQFAQRADQLKAHSALTAVARIVAAHPGTRADELLPRIHRLLADVHGFAELRLLGRLRTDELPLPADDLAELHRLIGGAGIAPHLRLGLPVDSAPDMLRTRAVAAVNKWRARARHPLADQLTTNACLTAVRSAEGLVVQLREPETAPLQQVRRPPRFRS, from the coding sequence GTGAGTTACCAGGTCAGCGACCGGGCGCCCGGGATCGCGGGCGAAGCGCACCTGTTGGTCGCGGCCGCGCGGCAGGCCTTCGCGCCGCATTCGGCCCCGGCGCGGCTGCTCGGCGACTGTGCGCGGCGCCTCGAACAACCGCTGCGCGTGGCGCTGGCCGGTCAGCTCAAAGCCGGAAAGTCGACGTTGCTCAACGCACTGGTGGGTCAGGACATCGCCCCGACCGATGCCACCGAGTGCACTCGGATGGTGACCTGGTACCGGCACGGTTCGGCGCCACGGGTGACGGCCCTGGCCGCGGACGGCGCGCACGCCGATGTGGCGGTACGCCGCACACCCGGTGCCGACGGCCTGCCCGGTGCGCACGGGCTGAGCTTCGATCTGTCGGCTCTGCGCTGGAATACCGCCGGCGATCACGAGGTCGACCACCTGGACGTGCAATGGCCGACGGCCACTCTGGCCCGGACCACCATCATCGATACGCCGGGGACGTCCTCGCTGTCGCGTGAGGTGTCGCTGCGCACCTCCACGCTGCTCGCCCCGGAGCCGGATGCCGCGGTGGCGCTGCCCGAGGCCGACGCGGTGGTGTATCTGCTGCGCCGCCTCGACGCCGCCGATATCGGATTCCTCGAGCGCATCGGTGCGGGACACGAAGAGCAGCAGGGTATCTCGGGTCCGTTGGGAGTGATCGGGGTGGTCTCCCGCGCGGACGAGATCGGTGCGGGCCGTATCGACGCCCTGCATTCGGCCCGGGAGGTATCGGCCCGCTTCGCCACCGAACTGGAGCGAACGGGCCTGTGCCAGGAGGTGATTCCGGTCGCGGGCCTGCTCGCCTTCGCGGCCGCGACCTTGCGTCAACGCGAATTCGATGCCTTCGAGGCCTTGGCCGGTGTGTCGACCGAGGACCTGAGCGTCGCGCTGCTGTCGGCCGACCGGTTCTCGCACCCGGAGCTGCCGCTGCCGGTGCCGGCGCGACTGCGCGCCCACCTCGCCGCCCGCTTCGGTCTGTTCGGCATTCGGATGGCCGTGACCCTGATCCGGCTCGGTGTCCGCGATTCCGCCGCATTGGCGGCGGAATTGGCGCAGCGCAGCGGTGTGGACGAGTTGCGATCGGTGCTCGATACCCAATTCGCGCAGCGCGCCGATCAGTTGAAGGCGCATTCGGCGCTGACCGCGGTCGCGCGCATCGTGGCCGCGCACCCGGGAACTCGTGCCGACGAGTTGCTACCGCGCATCCACAGGCTGTTGGCGGATGTGCACGGATTCGCGGAACTCCGATTGCTCGGCCGACTGCGCACCGACGAACTGCCCCTGCCCGCCGACGATCTCGCGGAGTTGCATCGCCTGATCGGCGGAGCCGGGATCGCGCCGCATCTGCGGCTCGGACTACCCGTGGATTCCGCACCGGACATGCTGCGCACCCGTGCCGTCGCGGCGGTGAACAAATGGCGGGCCCGCGCCCGCCACCCCCTCGCGGATCAGCTCACCACCAACGCGTGCCTGACCGCGGTCCGCAGCGCGGAAGGTCTGGTGGTGCAGTTGCGGGAACCGGAGACCGCGCCACTGCAGCAGGTCCGGCGACCGCCACGCTTCCGGAGCTGA
- a CDS encoding DUF1707 SHOCT-like domain-containing protein, translating to MPESPRAAAPGMRARDMDRVRVRALLDAAYEEGQLGADEYHDRSDRADAAKTIGELRRLVGDLQAPAGVAGWAEPPRPGAARSTGRYPARIRARAEDRDRTCRALDAALADGQLSADEHEALTALTADAKTLGDLAALTEDLQRPAESPIDPRSRANTRAAWLTGAAAVVAVAAAVGGYLLTHRSAPVPEPVAAPVPQRVAPVVVETPDLTTAAGFEKFRRDFQAKFGDTTVDEVTLFPDYASIDRTSAAQPNRVVDYSYRGGFMATSAPTTRSADKPIFDLAGVNAAVLADLIARAVPMLKVEGGAVSHLDMGIDSSTEVPTISIYVGNKFNESGYLEATPAGELIRAYPFGR from the coding sequence ATGCCTGAATCGCCGCGTGCGGCCGCACCGGGGATGCGGGCCCGCGATATGGACCGGGTTCGGGTCCGCGCCCTGCTGGACGCCGCCTATGAGGAGGGGCAGCTCGGCGCCGACGAGTACCACGATCGATCCGACCGGGCCGACGCCGCGAAGACGATCGGGGAACTGCGGCGGCTGGTGGGGGATCTGCAAGCTCCCGCGGGTGTCGCGGGCTGGGCCGAACCGCCCCGCCCGGGGGCCGCGCGGAGCACAGGGCGGTATCCGGCGCGTATCCGGGCTCGGGCCGAGGATCGGGACCGCACCTGCCGCGCCCTCGACGCCGCCTTGGCCGACGGCCAGTTGTCCGCGGACGAGCATGAGGCGCTGACCGCCCTGACCGCCGATGCGAAGACCCTGGGCGATCTGGCGGCCTTGACCGAAGATCTGCAGCGCCCGGCCGAATCGCCGATCGATCCGCGTTCGCGGGCGAATACCCGGGCGGCGTGGCTCACCGGTGCGGCGGCGGTGGTGGCGGTCGCCGCGGCGGTGGGTGGCTATCTGCTGACGCATCGGTCCGCGCCGGTACCCGAACCGGTGGCCGCGCCGGTGCCGCAGCGGGTGGCGCCCGTCGTGGTCGAGACCCCGGATCTCACCACGGCCGCGGGATTCGAGAAGTTCCGCCGGGACTTTCAGGCGAAATTCGGCGATACCACCGTCGACGAGGTGACCCTGTTCCCCGACTACGCATCGATCGACCGGACGTCGGCCGCACAGCCGAATCGGGTTGTCGACTACTCGTATCGCGGTGGCTTCATGGCCACCAGCGCGCCGACGACCCGCTCCGCCGACAAACCGATCTTCGATCTGGCCGGTGTGAACGCGGCCGTACTGGCCGATCTGATCGCCCGCGCCGTCCCGATGCTGAAGGTCGAGGGCGGTGCGGTGAGCCACCTCGACATGGGCATCGACAGCAGCACCGAGGTGCCGACGATCAGCATCTATGTCGGCAACAAATTCAACGAGAGCGGCTACCTGGAGGCCACCCCCGCCGGTGAGCTGATCCGGGCCTACCCGTTCGGCAGATAG